Below is a genomic region from Isosphaeraceae bacterium EP7.
CCGGCGTCGACTGCCTGCTGGTGGGCGACTCGCTCGGCACCGTCGTCCAGGGGCGTGAGAACACCCTGCGTGTCACCCTCGACCAGGTGGTCTATCACGCCGAGATGGTCTCTCGCGCGGCAAAACGCGCCCTCGTCGTGGCCGACCTGCCATTCGGCAGCTACGAAGAATCGCCCGAGCAGGCGCTCCGCTCGGCGACTCGGCTTCTCAAGGAGACGGATTGCCGCGCGGTGAAGCTCGAAGGGGGACGGCGGATGTCCGAGACGATCAAGACCCTCGTCCGCGCCGGGATCCCCGTCATGGGTCACGTCGGGCTGACCCCCCAGGCGGTGCATCGCCTGGGGGGCTTCAAGGTCCAGCGAGACTCCGACGACATTGCCTCGGACGCACGGGCCGTCGCGGAGGCGGGAGCCTTCGCGATCGTCCTCGAATGCGTCCCGTCGCCGGTCGCCGAGCGCGTCACCGGCGAGGTCAAGATCCCCATCATCGGGATCGGAGCGGGGCCGACCTGCGACGGGCAGGTGCTGGTCACCAACGACATGTTCGGGCTCTTCGACGCCTTCCAGCCCAAATTCGTCAGGCGCTACGCCGACCTCGGCGCCGCCATCGGCGAGGGGGCCGGTCGTTATGCCGACGACGTCCGCCAGGGCAAATTCCCGACAATCGCCGAGAGCTTTCGATGATCTAACCGGAGCATCCAGCCATGCCCGACACCACCCGAGATGATCTCATCCGCAAGCGGTGCGTCCCTTGCGAGGGAGGCGTCCCCGCGCTGACGCCCGCCGAGGCCGCCACGCTGCGACCTCATGTCCCGGAATGGTCGATCACAGCCGATGGCAAGCGGATCCGTCGCGAGTGGATCGCCAAGAACTTCGTCGCCGCGATCCGGTTCTTCGACAAGATCG
It encodes:
- the panB gene encoding 3-methyl-2-oxobutanoate hydroxymethyltransferase; this encodes MAVEPAVVTPFDLLRWKVDGRKVVMLTAYDYTMARLLDAAGVDCLLVGDSLGTVVQGRENTLRVTLDQVVYHAEMVSRAAKRALVVADLPFGSYEESPEQALRSATRLLKETDCRAVKLEGGRRMSETIKTLVRAGIPVMGHVGLTPQAVHRLGGFKVQRDSDDIASDARAVAEAGAFAIVLECVPSPVAERVTGEVKIPIIGIGAGPTCDGQVLVTNDMFGLFDAFQPKFVRRYADLGAAIGEGAGRYADDVRQGKFPTIAESFR
- a CDS encoding 4a-hydroxytetrahydrobiopterin dehydratase, giving the protein MPDTTRDDLIRKRCVPCEGGVPALTPAEAATLRPHVPEWSITADGKRIRREWIAKNFVAAIRFFDKIADLAETEGHHPDLHLEGYRNVAVEVWTHAIGGLSENDFILAAKIDEIPFDQKKPKGSQP